The nucleotide sequence tgtgtggagttcgcacattctccctgtgacctgtgTGGGATTcgcccctgggtgctccggttccctcccacatccctaggACGTGCGGCTCGGTGGGTTAATCCCCCGCTGTCGTTTGCCCCCCCGAGTGCAGCCGAATGGCCGGGAGAATTGAAGGGGAGTCGacgggtgtgtgtgagagagagaacgagTTGCagggcaagaaactgcagagagttgtggacacagcccagtgcatcacggacaccagcctcccctccttggactctgtctttacctctcgctgccttggtgtagcagccagcataatcaaagaccccacccacctgggtcattctctcttctcccctcttccatcgggtaggagatacaggagcctgagggcacgtaccaccagacttaaggacagcttctaccccactgtgataagactattgaatggttcccttatatgatgagatggactctgacctcacgatctaccttgttgtgaccttgcaccttattgcactgcactttctctgtagctgtgacgctttactctgtactgttattgtttttacttgtactacatcaatgcactctgtactaactcaatgtaactgcactgtgtaatgaattcatagaacagtacagcacaatacaggcccttcggcccacaatgttgtgccgacctttaaaccacacctaagactatctaaccccttcctcccacatatccctctaccttaaattcctccatatgcttatctagtaatctcttgaatttgaccaatgtacctgcctccaccaccaccccaggcagcgcattccatgccccaaccactctctgggtaaaaaacctccccacccattactttaaagccatgccctcttgtattgagcattggtgccctgggaaagaggcgctggctgtccactctatctattcctcttaatattttgtacacctctatcatgtctcctctcatcctcctcctctccaaagagtaaagcccgagctcccttagtctctcctcataatgcatactctcgaaACCAGGCAGTACGATCggtaattgacctgtacgatcggtatgcaagacaagtttttcactggacctcagtacaagtgagaaGAATAAACAAATACATGGGGGTAaggagagggaagtggaggggtgggattGCTTCCCAGGGatccagcatggatgtgatggggtgaatggcctctttctgtgttggtGTAGGTACAAGGAACGTCCGACATAACAGCAAGAGCAAGGCACCTGGGTTAAtggtggggggcggtggtggaggaagggggaGCCCCTTCTTCATGGCATCGGCGGTGAGCCGGGCATTCTTGACGGTGTTGATGAAGTCCTCGTGCTGCTCTCTCCAGTGGGAGACCGGGGGTGCCATGTGCTGCAAGGGTACAAGGTAACCAGTCACGGCGGATGGAACCAACCACCCCCCAGCCGCCCACAGCCCCTCGGATAAAGGGTCGCCCGCGCACGACATCAGCTGACAGTGGAGTCAGTCCACTGGCTCCATCAAAGAGCCACCCAGTCAgaccccacccctgcctcccccctccGTTCATTCCCCTTCATCCAACCCCCGACTGAATCAGCATCCACTGACCAATCAGGCCGCACGGTCCAAATCTGAACTGcctgctggaggaggaggaggagaggtctctctctccacagatgccgcctgacatgctgagtactcGTGGCATCCACTGTCCCTCCTTCAgagttccagcagctgcagttgtcCTTTCCCTTTCTGACCGCCTAAGGACGTTTCTCACTCTGGTTCTTCCACAGTCACCTTCTCTGCATCATTGCTTACGATAATATTTCACagggacacaagaaaataagaggaggaggccactcggcccctcaaacctgccccgtcattcaatactgtcatggctgatctgccccaggcctcaacaccTCGTGTCAGTTCCCCATtaccctcaatcccctgatctttcagaaatgtatctGTATCCTCGTTAAGTACCCCCAATGAACCACCCTCCGCAACCCTcagaggtagagagttccagagattcgccaccatCGG is from Pristis pectinata isolate sPriPec2 chromosome 3, sPriPec2.1.pri, whole genome shotgun sequence and encodes:
- the LOC127568032 gene encoding zinc finger C2HC domain-containing protein 1B-like, producing the protein MAPPVSHWREQHEDFINTVKNARLTADAMKKGLPLPPPPPPTINPAGSPSKGKLTAAAQAVMGIRAESDDPSMGRVSDTRGQPPAP